Proteins encoded in a region of the Corynebacterium breve genome:
- the qcrC gene encoding cytochrome bc1 complex diheme cytochrome c subunit — translation MDKNPKNVRSRRKVRRTVAGAAALTVGLTGAGILATALTPDAQVATAQRDEQAMIQEGKDIYDVACITCHGANLQGVEGRGPSLIGTGEGAVYFQVHSGRMPMMSNDAQAERKQPRYTESQSLALAAYVAANGGGPELVYNEDGTLAMDELRGKNYNGQIQKEDVARGGELFRTNCASCHNFTGRGGALSSGKYAPVLDPANEQEIYQAMLTGPQNMPKFSDRQLTADEKKDIIAFIKSSKETPSPSGYALGGLGPVSEGLAMWMIGITLIGAAAMWIGSRS, via the coding sequence ATGGATAAGAACCCTAAGAACGTGCGTAGCCGCCGCAAGGTGCGCCGCACAGTTGCCGGCGCGGCAGCCCTGACCGTGGGTCTGACTGGCGCAGGCATCCTGGCAACGGCTCTCACCCCAGATGCTCAGGTCGCCACCGCTCAGCGTGATGAGCAGGCAATGATTCAGGAAGGCAAGGACATCTACGATGTCGCTTGTATTACTTGCCACGGCGCCAACCTGCAAGGCGTCGAAGGCCGTGGACCGTCTCTGATCGGCACCGGCGAAGGCGCGGTGTACTTCCAGGTGCACTCTGGCCGTATGCCAATGATGTCTAACGACGCACAGGCTGAGCGTAAGCAGCCTCGCTACACCGAGTCCCAGTCGCTCGCTCTGGCTGCCTACGTTGCAGCTAACGGCGGCGGCCCAGAGCTCGTCTACAACGAAGACGGCACTCTGGCGATGGACGAACTTCGTGGCAAGAACTACAACGGACAGATCCAGAAGGAAGACGTCGCCCGGGGTGGCGAGCTCTTCCGCACCAACTGTGCGTCCTGCCACAACTTCACCGGCCGCGGTGGAGCTTTGTCTTCCGGTAAGTACGCGCCTGTCCTTGACCCTGCAAACGAGCAGGAGATTTACCAGGCAATGCTGACCGGCCCTCAGAATATGCCGAAGTTCTCCGATCGTCAGCTCACCGCTGATGAGAAGAAGGACATCATCGCGTTTATTAAGTCCTCCAAGGAGACCCCGAGCCCTTCCGGCTACGCTCTCGGCGGACTTGGCCCAGTTTCTGAAGGTCTCGCAATGTGGATGATCGGCATCACGCTGATCGGTGCTGCTGCTATGTGGATTGGATCGCGCTCATGA
- the ctaE gene encoding aa3-type cytochrome oxidase subunit III, translated as MTSAISNQNPAAQQPRVPVLNRPNMVSVGTIVFLAQELMFFAGLFAMYFTSRANGMAAGDWDTQTAHLNVLYGTIITIILISSSVTSQFGVFAAERGDVYGLRKWFTITVLLGVVFLGMVAFEWYEMIHAGVTVQSSVYGSVFYIITGFHMAHVTAGIIAFLVILARVAKSKFTPAQATAAMVVSYYWHFVDIIWVGVFITLYIVQ; from the coding sequence GTGACGAGCGCAATTTCTAACCAAAATCCAGCTGCGCAGCAACCGCGTGTACCCGTGCTGAACCGACCAAACATGGTCAGCGTGGGCACAATCGTGTTCCTGGCGCAGGAGTTGATGTTCTTTGCTGGACTGTTCGCGATGTACTTCACTTCGCGTGCGAACGGTATGGCGGCAGGAGACTGGGATACCCAGACAGCACACCTCAACGTGCTGTACGGCACGATCATTACGATCATCCTGATTTCCTCCTCTGTAACTTCACAGTTCGGTGTCTTCGCTGCAGAGAGGGGTGACGTTTACGGACTGAGGAAGTGGTTCACCATCACTGTCCTCCTGGGTGTTGTGTTCCTGGGCATGGTCGCTTTCGAGTGGTACGAAATGATCCACGCTGGCGTAACTGTTCAGTCGAGCGTTTACGGTTCGGTGTTCTACATCATTACCGGCTTCCACATGGCTCACGTAACCGCAGGTATCATCGCATTCCTTGTGATTCTTGCGCGTGTAGCTAAGTCGAAGTTCACGCCCGCGCAGGCAACCGCCGCAATGGTGGTGTCCTACTACTGGCACTTCGTCGACATTATTTGGGTCGGCGTCTTCATCACCTTGTACATCGTCCAGTAA
- the ctaF gene encoding aa3-type cytochrome oxidase subunit IV: MGPTAKLFYGLGAFLGVMAVLYALATNWIADDAWIFGYEWAGGVAIILATAMSFMLGGYLHFTERRMDVVPEDWEEAEIEDGAGVLGFFAPNSIWPFAMAGSVMFLGLGIAFWQLWLVAFGALALIGTTAMLNLQYGIPKEKH, encoded by the coding sequence ATGGGACCTACAGCAAAACTATTTTACGGCCTGGGTGCATTCTTGGGCGTGATGGCGGTTCTCTACGCATTGGCAACCAACTGGATTGCCGATGACGCTTGGATCTTCGGCTACGAATGGGCGGGCGGTGTGGCCATCATCCTGGCTACCGCGATGTCCTTCATGCTTGGCGGCTACCTGCACTTCACCGAGCGTCGCATGGACGTTGTCCCAGAGGACTGGGAAGAGGCAGAAATCGAAGATGGCGCAGGTGTCCTGGGCTTCTTCGCACCTAACTCCATTTGGCCATTCGCTATGGCCGGCTCCGTTATGTTCCTAGGCCTGGGAATTGCGTTCTGGCAGCTGTGGCTCGTAGCGTTCGGCGCTTTGGCGCTGATCGGCACCACCGCGATGCTAAACCTCCAGTACGGCATTCCGAAGGAAAAGCACTAA
- the ctaC gene encoding aa3-type cytochrome oxidase subunit II → MEQRNNRGIARKVGVAGAIALGGFALAGCETAPPEAVSSFLDMGWPDPITPEGQGMYNFWIWIWIVAWTIGIIMWAIFLVSIFRWNGKAKEKRGEGEFPNQLQYNIPLELVLTIVPILIVMGIFFGTVQTQQKVIANDKNPEVVVDVTAFQWNWKFGYANVNGELAPGGADYVGVDEERQAIADATKLDDPEQVKNPNPIHGSSKGDQSYLNFNQIETIGTSEEVPVLVLPVDTPIEFRLASGDVSHSFWVPEFLFKRDAYAHPETNQQQRSFQVESIDEEGAFVGRCAEMCGTYHAMMNFELRVVPREDFTAYMEYRDANPEASNAEALKEIGQAPYATSTHPFVTDRTGSREDGAGVDNNQNA, encoded by the coding sequence GTGGAACAGCGAAACAACCGTGGCATTGCGCGCAAAGTCGGCGTCGCAGGTGCCATCGCCCTCGGAGGCTTTGCACTCGCCGGCTGTGAGACGGCACCGCCTGAGGCAGTGTCCAGTTTCTTGGACATGGGCTGGCCGGACCCAATCACCCCTGAGGGCCAGGGCATGTACAACTTCTGGATCTGGATCTGGATTGTTGCATGGACTATCGGCATCATCATGTGGGCCATCTTCTTGGTCTCCATCTTCCGCTGGAATGGCAAGGCGAAGGAAAAGCGTGGCGAAGGTGAATTCCCGAACCAGCTGCAGTACAACATCCCATTGGAATTGGTTCTGACCATCGTCCCAATTCTGATCGTCATGGGCATCTTCTTCGGAACTGTCCAGACCCAACAGAAAGTCATCGCTAACGACAAGAACCCTGAGGTTGTCGTTGATGTCACCGCTTTCCAGTGGAACTGGAAGTTCGGCTACGCAAACGTCAACGGTGAGCTGGCTCCTGGTGGCGCAGATTATGTTGGTGTTGATGAAGAGCGTCAGGCAATTGCCGACGCGACCAAACTCGACGACCCGGAGCAGGTTAAGAACCCGAACCCAATTCACGGTTCTTCCAAGGGTGACCAGTCCTACTTGAACTTCAACCAGATCGAAACCATCGGTACTTCCGAGGAGGTACCAGTCCTGGTCCTTCCAGTGGACACTCCGATCGAGTTCCGTCTAGCGTCCGGAGACGTATCCCACTCTTTCTGGGTTCCTGAGTTCTTGTTCAAGCGCGATGCTTACGCTCACCCAGAGACCAACCAGCAGCAGCGCAGCTTCCAGGTTGAGTCCATCGATGAAGAGGGCGCGTTCGTTGGCCGCTGTGCTGAGATGTGCGGTACCTACCATGCAATGATGAACTTCGAGCTGCGTGTTGTTCCGCGCGAGGACTTCACTGCCTACATGGAATACCGCGATGCCAACCCAGAGGCTTCCAATGCAGAGGCACTCAAGGAAATCGGCCAGGCTCCATACGCAACTTCCACCCACCCGTTTGTCACTGACCGCACCGGCTCCCGTGAAGATGGCGCTGGCGTGGACAACAACCAGAACGCTTAA
- a CDS encoding HesB/IscA family protein produces the protein MTAPTSSTGVILTDAAASKAKALLDQEGRDDLSLRIAVQPGGCAGLRYQLYFDDRELDGDKEDVVGGVRLVVDKMSVPYLTGATIDFSDTIEAQGFTIDNPNAGGSCACGDSFN, from the coding sequence ATGACCGCACCAACCTCCTCTACCGGTGTGATCCTCACCGATGCCGCTGCTTCAAAGGCGAAGGCACTTTTGGACCAAGAGGGTCGCGATGACCTGTCTCTGCGCATCGCTGTTCAGCCAGGCGGCTGCGCTGGCCTGCGCTACCAGCTCTACTTTGATGACCGTGAGCTTGACGGCGACAAGGAAGACGTCGTTGGCGGCGTTCGCTTGGTCGTCGACAAGATGAGTGTGCCGTACCTGACCGGTGCCACCATCGATTTCTCCGACACCATCGAGGCACAGGGTTTCACCATTGATAACCCGAACGCGGGTGGCTCCTGCGCTTGCGGAGATTCCTTCAACTAA